The following are encoded in a window of Telmatobacter sp. DSM 110680 genomic DNA:
- a CDS encoding RNA chaperone Hfq, with protein MNSQSMLPGVESQRRAADFFATHRRSQSSIGTPSFRFTNHEIDENSAHRQAEQFYLQKQIQSQTPMVIVLEDGEKLEGQIEWYDRGVLKVRGKAKILIYKSAIKYMYKLGEAGQ; from the coding sequence ATGAATAGTCAGTCAATGTTGCCAGGGGTAGAAAGTCAGCGCCGCGCCGCAGATTTTTTTGCAACGCATCGTCGGAGCCAGAGTTCCATCGGGACACCGTCATTTCGGTTTACCAATCACGAGATTGATGAGAATTCAGCTCATCGGCAGGCTGAGCAGTTTTATTTACAGAAGCAGATTCAATCGCAGACGCCAATGGTAATTGTGCTGGAAGACGGCGAGAAACTTGAAGGTCAGATTGAGTGGTACGACCGTGGCGTACTGAAGGTGCGCGGTAAAGCTAAGATTCTTATATATAAATCTGCGATCAA